The proteins below are encoded in one region of Silene latifolia isolate original U9 population chromosome 2, ASM4854445v1, whole genome shotgun sequence:
- the LOC141643702 gene encoding SWI/SNF complex component SNF12 homolog yields the protein MAANNSNNNNNNNNQPPKNNIGGSMSSSPFGNMGMMNPNLPPNFNPASQGQNPQLGGFGFQNPLQLAQAQAHAAHAYAQAQSKAQAVAAHGHLFQAQGLSMNPSQSLGGIGGMGGSSPSLSGAGNSAGKRIPQKPPVRPPGPSGIGMMSPMKNAMELAAPGARRKKQKSHEKQLSERVANILPESALYTQLLEFESRVDAALTRKKVDIQEALRNPPCVQKTLRVYVFNTFTNQTQSIPKKPNSDPPTWTLKIIGRILEDGIDPEQAALMKPNPMYPKFSNFFKRVTITLDQRLYPENHSIVWENTRSAAPVEGFEVKRKGDQEFPVNIQFYMNYTPEKFKLSPALTELLGIEAENRPRIIAAIWHYVKAKKLQNPNDPTVFNCDAQLHRVFGEERMKFTMVSQKISHHLSPPPPIEVQHHIKLSGNTPAGNACYDILVDIPLPIQRELNMLLASTEKSKEIEACDEAINAAIRKIHEHRKRRAFFLGFSQSPVEFINALIESQSRDLKHVSGEASRSSERERRSDFFNQPWVEDAVIRYLTRKPANGHDGPGST from the exons ATGGCGGcgaataatagtaataataataataataataataatcaaccaCCTAAGAATAATATTGGGGGTTCAATGTCATCATCCCCTTTTGGTAATATGGGtatgatgaaccctaatttacCCCCCAATTTTAATCCTGCATCACAAGGTCAAAACCCTCAATTAGGTGGATTTGGGTTTCAAAATCCCCTTCAATTAGCCCAAGCCCAAGCCCATGCTGCCCATGCTTATGCTCAAGCGCAGTCGAAAGCGCAGGCGGTTGCTGCCCATGGACATTTGTTTCAGGCTCAGGGGTTGTCCATGAACCCATCTCAGTCCTTGGGGGGTATTGGTGGTATGGGGGGTTCTTCACCCTCGTTATCCGGTGCTGGTAATTCAGCAGGCAAGAGGATTCCGCAGAAGCCTCCTGTTCGACCCCCGGGCCCTTCTGGGATTGGTATGATGTCGCCGATGAAGAATGCTATGGAGCTTGCTGCCCCGGGTGCTAGGAGAAAGAAGCAGAAGTCACATGAGAAACAGTTGAGTGAGAGGGTGGCTAATATATTGCCTGAGTCGGCTTTGTATACGCAACTACTTGAGTTTGAGTCTAGGGTTGATGCTGCATTGACTAGGAAGAAGGTTGATATTCAGGAGGCTTTAAGGAACCCTCCTTGTGTTCAAAAGACGCTTCGTGTTTATGTGTTTAATACTTTTACCAATCAAACTCAGTCTATTCCGAAGAAGCCAAATTCGGATCCTCCTACTTGGACTTTGAAGATTATCGGGAGGATTTTGGAGGATGGAATTGACCCTGAGCAGGCTGCTTTGATGAAACCAAATCCAATGTATCCCAAGTTCTCTAATTTCTTTAAGAGAGTTACGATAACGTTGGATCAGAGACTATATCCGGAGAATCATTCGATTGTATGGGAGAATACTCGATCAGCTGCACCTGTTGAGGGCTTTGAGGTGAAAAGGAAAGGGGATCAGGAATTTCCGGTGAATATTCAGTTCTATATGAACTATACGCCTGAAAAGTTTAAGCTTTCACCTGCTTTAACTGAACTTCTTGGTATAGAAGCTGAAAACCGACCTCGAATTATAGCTGCTATATGGCACTATGTTAAGGCTAAGAAGTTGCAGAATCCAAACGACCCGACTGTCTTTAACTGTGATGCTCAGCTCCATAGGGTATTTGGAGAAGAGAGGATGAAATTCACTATGGTCTCACAGAAGATATCCCACCATCTTTCTCCGCCCCCGCCAATAGAGGTGCAGCATCATATTAAGCTTTCCGGGAATACGCCTGCCGGTAATGCTTGTTATGATATACTTGTGGATATACCTTTGCCTATACAGAGAGAGCTTAACATGCTGTTGGCGAGTACTGAGAAGAGCAAGGAGATTGAGGCATGTGATGAAGCAATAAATGCTGCTATTAGGAAGATCCATGAGCACCGTAAAAGGAGAGCATTCTTCCTTGGTTTTAGTCAGTCGCCTGTAGAATTTATTAACGCATTAATAGAATCTCAAAGTAGAGATCTGAAGCACGTATCTGGGGAAGCTAGTCGTAGTTCAGAAAGAGAGCGTCGATCTGATTTCTTTAACCAACCTTG GGTCGAAGATGCTGTTATTCGTTATTTGACACGGAAACCTGCCAATGGACACGATGGTCCCGGGAGCACATAA